Below is a window of Quercus robur chromosome 6, dhQueRobu3.1, whole genome shotgun sequence DNA.
tgttggaattttttaagtttctccACAAATTCTATACGATcctccctccttttttttttttttagaagaaccCTTCCTATTATTGAACAAAAGTTTTAGTTCCATTTTAGGCAAGTGCAACTTCCTAAATAATGATTAcatattgttttatatattattattgaaatcCACCGACTAACATACGTGGTAACaaaattgttttatatatttaaagaatttatattttaagatgcttcatttttttccataatttgtatctcattattattaaagaaatttttttgccatgtctctttctttccttcacaTTAAAAATGATCGATATACATATTGTTCTTCtagaattttatatattgtagtatttttttagataatttcTATCGTTGTTGAAAGAATTTTAATAAAGCAAAAGTATTGtcccaaattttatttattgtttcacTAATAATGCCTATTTATTAATTTGCAACGATTGGAAGCAAAagcaataattttattttccttgattataattatgattttgttatttacaactattatttctacttaatatttttaaaataaaaatacttataaATTCCCATGCTAACATGCATGGAtcacaataataacaatattaatttacaatatatatatatatatatatttaaaaggcAACTAATGGGCCTATAACTAgtaattaatatgaaaaatactaCATCACGagatttttacaacaaattctaagtgaaaagttgttattagttctaatttgtactcatactaattttttttctccatcaataacaaccaataaaactaaaaactaatcACTTagacaaaaaatttcttctgtgaaatttttgtgtttgaattttttttcaattaataattatactgtatacatattttaaatttgtactCCTAAGAGTCTTGTATTTTAATTAgtatatttttatgcataaaGTACTGAGGTGTTTAGGAAAAAAAGGTTGGAACAATATAGTGTAactatgtataaaaataaaaaaataaaaaataaaaagtgtaaGCAAGCGAGTTCGTTTGGACCAATGGGCTCCCTGGCGTGTGCGCATGACGAATCACATTTAAATTGCTGGGAAACAGTGGTTTTACGGTAAAACAACGCGGGTTACGCGGCCTTATGCGGCCCTACGCGGCCCTATCGGAATGGTTGACTAGAAATGTCTTTGTCAGTTAAGTATTTCCTTGTACTCTTTATAATAAACTAGAGATGGTGATTGACATgataaataaaacaatgaaGAGTTTGGCTTTTGCATGAGAAAGGGAAGTTCCTGAACAAATTGGAATAGGATTACTCACAGCATGTCATAGGAAGTCCaaggattatttttttttttaaagtatttcagCTTATAGCGTTCACtcttgatgatagttctttatcatcagatcaaaacaccaattggtttttggtatagacggggattgaatttcaaatctcttattcaaccatcagcgtctttaccagttgagctaagtAAAACTCactctaagaattaaatttgaGTAGGATTAATTACACAATGTTCACCAACTAAATTTAGGACGAGGATCGTAATCGAGTCGAGAAAAGTTTAAgattattcatttaattttattttggccactGTTTATCCCTAAACTTAATTTTCATGGGTCAAGCTCTAATTGGAGAGTTCTTGGACCCAAGTTCGTGAGAGGAAGTCAAGTATGGAATTCCTTCATTATTGGGTTCTTTGAGAAGGTTACTGTTTTGTCCtctaattaaaatacaattcgTAGTAGTAAACAATATTCATGGCTAAGCAGTGTATTGGGGAGATAAACACCTTGGGGAGTCtctttgaataattaatataacatataaagacaCATTTTAACCCAAAGGGCATAAACCCAATGAGTATAtgttcaattatgttatattaattactcattcttctcatcaaTATTTAATGTGTGACTTCATTCACACGTATATACCCAACAATCTCTCCCTCACGTGCGAGTCTCTGCCTCTCTACGGGTTTCAAGACTTCTTTGTGGGCCACGAACAAGTCCTAATTACTCTCCTTTGCTTAAAGGGCTTTTTCCTTCACTAGTGCATCATCCATGCATATGCCTCCACGTGTCATCCTGCTCGTCTTTTTCCATGGGAACCTTACACCTCAACGTCATTGTTGTCTAACACCATTGACAAATATTCTTAACAAATATCCTTTGTTGGGCCTTTTCCAAGATTGTTTGTGTGTAGGTTTTATGAGTTTTCTTGGTGCAATATACCGTCCCTGCTCCAACTACGAAAGGGACCTATCTCTACTCCATTTTCAAAAGGGCTCCAAGTACATACACCCTACTCCTGCTCTAACTATGAAAGGAATTTCAATAATCTTACCACCTTTgcctctgataccacttgttggggagATAAATATCTTAGGGAGTCtccttgagtaattaatataacatatagtgACATACTTTAACTCAAAAGGCCTAAGCCGTAATGgatatgtgctcaattatgttatattaacaactcatttttctcattattatttaatgtgaGACTTTACTCACACGTGTATACCTAACATAGTGTAGGGAAAATAATATGAAAGATTTATAACAAAATGTTGGACAAATTTAGAGGACTAAaatagttgaaatagtataaagAATGTAATagtataagaaaaataatttgcaTGAAGTGAAAAAGGGTTGTTTAAGAGTCTATGCTTAGGTGCACTTTGGCGCTAGTTAGTGGCGGCTCCAAGGATTGTTTTTAGGGGGGTTAGTAAGAAGATGAATTTTGAGTAAAAGATGAATCTTGCGTTCAACGTGATTTacttattacaaatttgtccGTAGTATGTActagaaaaagaattaaagataaGAAGtattacgtccacaacatttttcacaacaaatcttaggtgataaattattattggttctaatttaaatccattactgaaattacttttttgctaattaataacaactagtaacaatataccacttaggatttgttgtaaatgttgtgaatatagcattctcatgaaagaaaaattataagttcatttggcatattgtttcttaatacaaggaacatactaattattgttgctaagattaaatcttgaaaactatttattgtttctaaatacaataaacatGTTAATTATTCTTGTTAAGTGAATTGTAAAcgatatttaaataaaataaaaatttatctattgtttatttcaaatttgttaatatttatGAGGTTTAAGACGAACAAATTTTTACTTTGTTcttgaaccatttttttttttttgtttaaaaagacTAAAATATTGTTAAGAGGATCATATTCGAACTTATTTCAgtttagcttaaaaaaaattaggtccaaagtgttcaaatttttattttaagagggtcaatgaaaaaaaaattataattttttttttggttacaaagCCGCCAGCAGCCGCCAGCCACTGGTGCTAATAGTGCATTGCTTGGGAGACTTCAACATTTTTGCGTACAGCATCTACAGCAGCGGCTCACCCTTTAGCTGTTGCATTTAATCATTCAACGATAGCTGCTATCACGTGGAGTTCATGGGTTGAAGTGGATGTTTAGAGTTTCACTCTATTGAGTATTGGTCATATCTAACATTCCTTTTATTGTTGGACTTGATGCTCAACGTGATTACAGTCATAACTAAATCAATCTCAATTTTATTACAGCcataactaaattaaaatgtataattaaaatttcaattcgtaaattttatataatatttagaTTAGATGATAAATTTTAATCTAGTGCAGTATCCATTTTATAATGGAGATTTTTTACAATTACGTGGCAATGCATGCAGtcttaattttctaatttttgagaaatatgaaaaattgatataaaaagATCAGTGGTGGAATTAGGAATTTATCATTAAGAGGTCAAACATAAAATTAGGtaactaatttgttttttttcttttcctaaatattaattatatccataatacatataaaatataaaatagtaatGTACATACAATTTAATAATCAATATACAAGTTAAGTACTTTATAACTCAATATGTGCTACAAAAAAGTGtatttaatcaaaattaagCAATCATGAGACAAGATTGACAAAATGATTTAATATCATTAATAAACTACGAAATAGACAAAGTctcaaaacaaacaataatataaaacttaaacatctctctctctccatttttttttttttttttttttactgtaacCTACACTCTTTAAGTGATCTAAAGTAATCAAGTATTGAGTTAgaccttctaaaaaaaaaacaaaaaaaaaagtattgagtTAGAAGTGAAATTCTCggcaatttctttttcaatgtaaAGAGTTAAACTTGCTCATGAActtagatttttcaaattaaattacaCCCATTAAGTATAATAagttgtggggcccggcccaaaataatgggctagtcaaattacgggcccgtccgagaagcatcctgtccgaggagaagtcaccgccaaaaccttattcaagcccaattgcggtaaaagaaacctgtccgaggagtaactcctcctcggacattacgaAGTTCGGACGaagagctcgccccaaccattgcagtttatcctccaagcatataaaaaagaataaaacccaaaatatctcatggaaagctgccaccaccacattaaatgtgtcacaaccaccctcttggccgcattaatgaagaaaagacccttgaacaatactaccttggccactgcaactcacaagggagtgataagggtgtctgataggacaggtgctcaagtgggggcttagatgatcaacaagtgtaaggttcagataagaatgagagagctatataatgtagtggagtccctcaaagagggggACGAAAAATGTATTCGGCactcaggaaatagaatcttctgttagatatccattcttgtgtttttattcctGCAACAATATTGTCCATGCATCAGACCGACTAAGCTCACTgtggctaagttctttgacccatcctctacaaatatttattgtgtgttgtgcctcgggccaaggcctgatcaatagggtttggaccaggaaaatcgtgcaactacaattggcgcccaccgtggggcgaACTAGGGCATCAGCTAGCACAACGATCAAGCATGGCACAACTTGGTCCACGCCAGGAAAATCCTCACCAGGCTAACTCCCAACAGACACAACtcgccgagtcccagaggcaaaataaccccgCCAACCCAGgtggcagggggaatcgtgaggggagtgtgcatactatccagACGAGCCAAAGTCACACTCAGATAGGTAGTCACGTgtcccagaggcgaaatagtcatcaggccatgcagcgagagatagatgacctgaaaaggaagttacgacgtgtgcagcgaaaacgatctccctctgactcagacgagtcttctaatgcggaggatgcgagttaccgacggaggtcaaggacccccccaagtgaaaccttttcctacgaaagggaaccacgccctgtacggaagtatgagagcccatccagcaagggtTCGGGGAACGATGCTATGAAGAAGGCGCTGGACCAGGTTTCAAGGTCACCCTTCCCGTGTAGaattgaaggggctaagctgcctcgacgcttcaaccaaccggcgttcgccatctataacggccgagcagacccggtagagcatatgagtcagtttaaccagaaaatggcaatctactcacaaaatgaagccctaatgtgcaaaatcttcccatccagcttgggatcaatggcgatgaggtggttcaacagcctgaagacaaactccataggctcctacaagcagctcactcaggttttctgctcccgttttatcacaaacaccagagtccctcgaccccttagttcgctattgtccttatccatgcacgaaggagaaatcctgaaagcatactcggatagatattgggaggtgtataacgacttagatgacaaccatgaagatgttgctatcagcacgttcaaaagcggtctccccaccgagcacggcttaaggaaatccctcactggtaaaccagttaccgacgttcatcagttgatggataggatcgacaagtacaaaagggtggaggaagatcagctgcaaggaaggggaaaggagaaggtcatcccccccaaagcaaatgattttaGGTCGGAATGGTATAACCCtagccagccgaggagagatttttcgcgacAGGCTGGACAGAGCAACCCGTAGACAGTGAACGCCGTATTCagggagccagtacaacaggtgctggagaaagtaaggaacgagCCCTATTTTAAATGGCCAGGAAAGATGGCTGGCGACCCTTCCAAgcgtaaccagaacctgtactgccactatcatcaggaccatgggcataccaccgaggattgcaggaatctacggaatcacctagatcagttggtccgagaagggaagttacgtcaccttctGCACCCCTCGAGCGGCCATCCTGGTCAAGCAATACAAGAGTCTCGAAAGGATGTGTCCTTAAGACCCCCCGCcggaacgatacatgtcatcctcgccgcACCAGGAAGAattgggccacccatccccagggtactGGCTGTTGATCGGCTCCCTTCCGAGGACAGGCAAAGGGAACCAAAAAGGTCAAAAAAgtgaagctctttgatactgggattctcggacgaggataagagaggaactattcaacctcacgacgatgccttggtggttacgttaagaattggaggcttcgatgtgaaaagggtgttagtagactcgggaagtgcggtagagataatgtaccccgatcTATATAAGGGGCTGAACCTGAAACCGGAATATTTGATAGCCtatgactccccccttctcagcttcgaaggaaggattgttacgccaaaggggcagATCCGATTACCCGTACAGACTGGgtcggaggtggtggaggtaaattttatcgcGGTCGACGCttactcaccctacaccgcaatagttgccaggccatggatccacgccctagaagccgtatccttcacacttcaccaaaaagtaaaatactagtccagaggacaagtagaagagatccgaggagatcaagCCGTGGCCAGGCAGTGTATGGTGGTCGCCATCTTACATCGGCCCCGTGCCGAGTCCTCGGCCCTtgagagcttatagcaaccagccaccTCGGCAAAGCAAGGCGAtgggctagccgaggagataaggtgcgaaagtttagataagatcgctgtcaacaacgactcggagaagttttttcaggtcggctctgagttgccttctcaagaaaaagaggaactggtaAGATTTCTCAGAGGGAAtgtcgatgtgtttgcatgggacgcctacgacgccccgggagttgatcctagccttatttgtcaccacctgaacgtcaacccctcttccactccgaagaagcagccaccccgacgcctttcaaaggaacatgctagtgccataagagacgaagtggcaaaactgaaaaaagcaggggctattaaagaggtcttttaccccgaatggttggcaaacacggtggtggtaaggaagaagacagggaagtggagagtctgcgtggacttcacggacctgaacaaggcgtgcccaaaggacccattcccccttcCCCGAATCGAcagattggtggatgcaaccgtgggtcaccctcgaatgagcttcctggacgtcttccagggctatcatcagattcCCCTTGCGCTagaagaccaagagaagacggctttcatgacgcccatcgaaaattatcactataaggtgatgccgtttgggctgaagaacgcaggctcaacctaccaaaggatgatgacccggatgttcgagccacagctgggcaagatcattgaggtttacatagacgatatggttgtgaagagtaaaagggtatCCGAGCATGTGAAAGACCTTGAAAaaatcttcgctatcttaagggaacaccggttgcggctgaatgcttccaaatgttcattcggggtcgggtctgggaaatttttagggtacatggtaacctacaggggaatagaagcaagccccgatcaaatcaatgcaattaacagcctacaggctcctcggaatccgaaggaagtgcagaagctcactggcatgattgcagcattaaaccggttcatatcgcgatcagcggatcgatgtcgacctttttacctcctgataaacaagtggaaagggtttgaatggtcggaggattgtgttAGGGCTTTCCAGCAACTTAAGGAATACCTGTCTcaaccacccatcatgtccagccctgaggcagacgaggtgctgtttgcgTACGTCGCTGTAGCTCCCCATGCTGTAAGCCTTGTACTGAtaagggatgataatggggtacAGCGACTggtttactatgtgagcaaatcattacatgaggccgaggtgcgatacctacctttggaaaaggcaattctggcgatagtacATGTCACCcggaagctccctcattactttcaggcgcatacggtcatcgttctaactcagctCCCCCTTCGAGcagtgcttcgaagcgctgactacacaggaaggatcgccatgtggagtgcgcttttgggggccttcgatattaaatatatgcccagatcctccatcaaaggtcaggtcctcgcagacttggtagcggagtttgctgaaccctctgtagaaacaataaccgagcaaaaagacatggatggaaagtCGGTTGGCACAATTTCAGCGGGAGGAaccttgcattggaaggtctatgTGGATGGCGcagccaaccagagaggatccgGAGTCGGAATAGTTTTAGTATCGCTAGACGGtgctgccattgaaaaatcactgaGGCTCGGGTTCTCGGCTgtgaacaatgaagccgaatacgaagccttactttaagggatgacgatggttcaaagattgggcggaagagtaatagaagcattctcggactccaggttggtcgtcggacaagtgatgggcgagttggaagccagagatgctaggatgcaagagtatctaggaCAAGTCAAATGCctacagacgagttttgagtccttcaatctgacgcacatttccaggagtgtaaacacccatgcagactcATTGGCCACTCTCGCCACGTCCTCGACGCATAATCTGccgcgaatgatccttgttgaagatctaGTCCAGGCAAGTCCCATTAGAAGAAACCCGGccccaagtccatcagatcagaaagagtcccagctggatggaccccataaagaacttcctccaaAACGACATCTTACCGGAGGAAAAATTAGAGGCCgcgaagatacgtagaaatgctcctcggttctaGCTATCAaaggaccacaaactatatcggcgctcctactttggaccgtacctactctgcgtacatccGGAAGAATCCGAGTCTCTACTTGAAGAGTTACAcgagggaatttgtggaagtcacaccggaggaaggacgttggcgcacagggcactcacccaaggatactggtggccgaacacgcaaagagaggcccaagaatacgctaagaagtgtgatcagtgccaaagatttgccctaaatatccaccaacccggaggggttctcaaccccctctctagcccatggccgttcgcacaatggggacttgatattgtcggacctttccccaaagctgcggggaacaagcgatacataatagtcggaaccgattacttcactaaataggtggaggctgaacctttggccaacattagggatgTGGATGCctagaaattcatctggaagaacattatcacccgcttcggaactccacgtacactcatttccgacaatggtcttcaattCGACAGTAAgagctttagggagtattgccgcgagtttgggatcattaaccgatattccacccccgcctacccccaaggaaataggcaagtcgaggccgtgaacaaggtcatagtgaacggactgaagaaaagactggataagacaaaggggagatgggtagaagagctcccgcacgtcttatggacctatcggacaacgccacGACGGTCAATcggtgagacccccttttcgttgacttatggggctgaggccgtgctcctAATTGAGAACAACTTTCCACACTGAGGTCTAACTCGTTTATCCCAAACGGCAACGACGAGTTGTTGGGAAGAAGtctagacctagccgaggaaaaaagggaaaaagcaacgatccatatggcctattatcaccagaagctgagacaagggtatgatgccaatgttaaACTGCGACCTCTAGGTCcgggtgatctcgtgatgaggaagattctcggcagcacaaaaaacccctcttggggcaagctgGGGCCCagttgggaaggaccataccgtgtcacatccgtggccgggatAGACGCCTActatctagaagatttggatgaaaaaactgtacctcgaccatggaatgtaaataacctcagaagatattattattaatgaaagtggCTTAGCCCATGTTTTATTTCGTGATTATCCTCTCCCTACTGGTCTATTTACAACTAtgcatagttttaaacagaacctaagtcctgcatggctcctcggaccacagacttaggggaaattattacttatggcaactattcatagttttaaatagaacctaagtcctgcatggctcctcggaccacagacttaggggaaattattactcatgacaatttatacaagttttaaacagaacctaagtcctgcatggctcctcggaccacaggcttaggggaaattattacttatgacaactatacaagttttaaacagaacctaagtcctgcatggctcctcggaccacagacttaggggaaattattacttatggcaactattcatagttttaaacagaacctaagtcctgcatggctcctcggaccacagacttaggggaaattattactcatgacaatttatacaagttttaaacagaacctaagtcctgcatggctcctcggaccacagacttaggggaaattattacttatgacaattattcatagttttaaacagaacctaagtcttgtatggctcctcggaccacagacttaggggaaattattactcatgacaattcctacaagttttaaacagaacctaagtcctgaatggctcctcggaccacaggtttaggggaaattattacttatggcaactatacaagttttaaacagaacctaagtcctgcatggctcctcggaccacaggcttaggggaaattattacttatggcaactatacaagttttaaacagaacctaagtcctgcatggctcctcggaccacagacttaggggaaattattacttatggcaactattcatagttttaaacagaacctaagtcctgcatagctcttcggaccacagacttaggggaaattattactcatgacaatttctacaagttttaaatagaacctaagtcctgcatggctcctcggaccacagacttaggggaaattattacttatgacagattgggaaattattacttaggGGAAATCATTTTAAGGCGTGCGTGCAGTCTAGCACCATTGCAACCCTCATTCAAATTCACTGCCCAGCATCCTTTTTATCTCGACCgtttacatttatttatgtcGTCGcaaacgttaaaaaaaaaaagagggagcgGTACTAGCATACATCCATAGAAGCAAGGcaaacattctatattaatattccgaggtcaatacaaagagaggtccttacaaaagaggGCAAAAACAGGAcgactctcattcaaaaaaaaaaaaaaaaaaaaggaagggaatACAGAAATTAAAAGCCTAAAGGCTAAGCCTTAacaggaggatcttctttctgctttggctgaggaggaggagcctcGATGGTAGGGTCTGTGGCAGGATCCTTCGCTTTATCAGGCGCagggacggcatcaggcaccgccagatCCTGCTCCTGCTCCGAAGCCGCTTGGGCAccatcaggattctctcggatctcctgaAGATAGAAGATATTCTCGGGCAGTCTTAgcgccgaatccgcaggaattcctgcagcatcaagggcatgagcccatgagatgctgcagtagtccctgcacacctcggggatctcctcggatagcctggcctccgtttcttggaCCCCGAGCTGGCGAGAAGCACTTTTTTCAGCCTCTgcagcctctcggatcagctgagcCTCCTCTTTGACCCGCCGCAGGTCATCCTCGACTTTCTGCAGAGCAACCTTGAGATCCAGCACTGCTTGCTTCTCGGTGGCAAGGTTGATCTGGGTCGagtacagctctttgcgctgaTCCTCCGCATGGGTCTCAGCACTTTTCAAACCGGCCTCTGCACTCTTGTGCCGTTTCTCCAACTCCTTGAACTTCTCCGCGAGTTCAAGGTGATTGTGCTTaagggaccccaaggctttctccatctccgtccgagactgggtctcagcctcagcccgaCTGCGATTATCACGACAAAGCTCCTCCGCCACAaatacctgctgagtaatctgcgaacgaaacaagattggtttaaaatttgacggggttaaataaattaataaaacagtaaaagggtCACTTACCATCGCGAGATCCCTTTTGAGGGATAGGAAAATCTCgggctgagagaaccgcctgtaggcctccatatcccgaggGAGGAGTAGGGGTTGCTCCAAGGCATCAGCTACGTACCCTGCTCGGCCCCAGTTATACTCTCGGATTGACGCATTGTAGGGAATGACAACCCCATCTAGCTCCAACTTGGGGCTCCATGTGCGCGGGGTGGCGCGCACCTCAGCAcggttctcctcatcccggcttTCCGCGGAGTcaccccttctgctccttggcgcccgggtggtcttttgctgcttggtcggctgggcaaccacctcaccctcctcaggagtgtcaaccggccttttcttcttcaggttcggattaaccttaaggccTAGGTTCGAGGGAATCTGAGAGACCACAAGGGGAAGGGTCTCGGCCTGTGACTGAGTTGGTCCTTTTGATGACTGACCTTTTGATGATTGACCTTTCCCTCGGGAGGCCATCAACTCCAGTAAAGTTTTTCCCTTCCTGGCCATGGGTTCTATCTCTTCGTCCGAGGGGTCATCCGAGCAGGTTATGATTATGGGAGCACCAACTGCGGAGTGTTGGTCCTGCTCTCCTTCAGGATCAAAAAGCTCAACCAAGGGGGCTTGCTGAACCTCCTCCTCgaaataaaactcgtctatctcttcctcaagggaaagacgagatgattcggcTTCCCCTTCAACCGGAACAGCAACGCCAGGCTCGTCTGGTGGAGGTAGTTGCTCTGCTAGATAGGGATCTCGAACGCCGGGTAGTACGACTGGTGGAAGATCACGTCGAGCTAGGAACCCGGTCTtagacacgtcaatcctagccaacctcggactgccagcccttatggcGTGACCGATAGCTTGGAAAG
It encodes the following:
- the LOC126689801 gene encoding uncharacterized protein LOC126689801 → MARKGKTLLELMASRGKGQSSKGQSSKGPTQSQAETLPLVVSQIPSNLGLKVNPNLKKKRPVDTPEEGEVVAQPTKQQKTTRAPRSRRGDSAESRDEENRAEVRATPRTWSPKLELDGVVIPYNASIREYNWGRAGYVADALEQPLLLPRDMEAYRRFSQPEIFLSLKRDLAMITQQVFVAEELCRDNRSRAEAETQSRTEMEKALGSLKHNHLELAEKFKELEKRHKSAEAGLKSAETHAEDQRKELYSTQINLATEKQAVLDLKVALQKVEDDLRRVKEEAQLIREAAEAEKRIPADSALRLPENIFYLQEIRENPDGAQAASEQEQDLAVPDAVPAPDKAKDPATDPTIEAPPPQPKQKEDPPVKA